Proteins co-encoded in one Ooceraea biroi isolate clonal line C1 chromosome 9, Obir_v5.4, whole genome shotgun sequence genomic window:
- the LOC105277349 gene encoding uncharacterized protein LOC105277349: MKNICFKIFITSILSVSVMVPVYKIIASFTHPSRLPQEQYIFHRNNRHNKNKTDNETLEDDVTREKVKPYFTEAAIIIGGGTLILTVFMMAIIWIYERWNTPPPQVIEQYELRQAQHFQQEHRRQQPQRRQNRVNWARTLGQQFELY, from the exons atgaaaaatatttgcttcaagatttttattacCTCAATATTATCAGTCTCTG taATGGTACcagtatacaaaattatagCATCATTCACACATCCCTCAAGACTCCCTCAAGAACAATATATCTTTCATAGAAATAATAGACACAACAAGAATAAGACTGATAATGAAACGTTAGAAGATGATGTTACTAGAGAAAAAGTTAAGCCATATTTCACCGAAGCTGCAATAATAATAGGAGGAGGAACACTTATACTAACAGTATTCAT gATGGCCATAATTTGGATTTATGAACGTTGGAACACACCGCCACCGCAAGTTATAGAACAATATGAATTACGTCAAGCCCAACATTTCCAGCAGGAGCACAGGAGACAACAACCCCAGCGCAGGCAGAATCGTGTAAATTGGGCAAGAACTCTGG GCCAACAGTTTGAATTATATTAG